The following are encoded together in the Mycolicibacterium arabiense genome:
- a CDS encoding cytochrome P450, translated as MAPPTIPADFDFLDPDVNQEGLPVKELAELRKTEPIHWVDVPGGTGGFGDKGYWLVTKHADVKEVSRRSDVFSSWQNGAIPVWPKEMQFEQIELQRNVMLNMDAPHHTRLRKIISRGFTPRAIGRLEEELAQRAQNIAKTAAAEGVGDFVEQVSCELPLQAIAGLLGVPQDDRDKLFRWSNEMTGGEDPEFADVDPAQSSMELIMYAMAMADERGKNPTDDIVTTLIQADIDGEKLSDDEFGFFVIMLAVAGNETTRNSITHGMVALADNPDQWELFKKERPSTTADEIIRWATPVSAFQRTANADTELAGVKIKKGDRLVMSYRSANFDEEVFDDPHSFNILRDPNPHVGFGGTGAHFCIGANLARMTINLIFNAVADHMPDLKPIGEPERLRSGWLNGIKHWQVDYTGARA; from the coding sequence ATGGCACCCCCCACCATCCCAGCCGACTTCGACTTCCTCGACCCCGACGTCAACCAGGAGGGCCTGCCGGTCAAGGAATTGGCCGAGCTGCGCAAGACCGAGCCCATCCACTGGGTGGACGTCCCCGGCGGAACCGGCGGCTTCGGCGACAAGGGCTACTGGCTCGTCACCAAGCACGCCGACGTCAAGGAGGTGTCCCGGCGCAGCGACGTCTTCTCCAGTTGGCAGAACGGCGCCATTCCGGTCTGGCCGAAGGAGATGCAGTTCGAGCAGATCGAACTGCAGCGCAACGTCATGCTGAACATGGACGCACCGCACCACACCCGGTTGCGCAAGATCATCTCCCGCGGCTTCACCCCGCGCGCCATCGGCCGGCTCGAGGAAGAGTTGGCCCAGCGCGCACAGAACATCGCCAAGACGGCCGCCGCGGAGGGCGTCGGTGACTTCGTCGAACAGGTGAGTTGCGAGCTTCCGCTGCAGGCGATCGCCGGGCTGCTCGGCGTCCCGCAGGACGACCGCGACAAGCTGTTCCGCTGGTCGAACGAGATGACCGGCGGCGAGGATCCCGAGTTCGCCGACGTCGACCCTGCGCAGTCGTCGATGGAACTGATCATGTACGCGATGGCGATGGCCGACGAGCGGGGCAAGAACCCGACCGACGACATCGTCACGACCCTCATCCAGGCCGACATCGACGGCGAGAAGCTGTCCGACGACGAGTTCGGCTTCTTCGTGATCATGCTCGCGGTGGCAGGCAACGAGACCACCCGCAACTCGATCACGCACGGCATGGTCGCGCTCGCGGACAACCCCGATCAGTGGGAGCTGTTCAAGAAGGAGCGCCCGAGCACGACGGCTGACGAGATCATCCGTTGGGCCACACCGGTGTCCGCCTTCCAGCGCACCGCCAACGCCGACACCGAGCTGGCCGGCGTGAAGATCAAGAAGGGCGACCGGCTGGTGATGTCCTACCGCTCGGCGAACTTCGACGAGGAGGTCTTCGACGACCCGCACAGCTTCAACATCCTGCGCGACCCCAACCCGCACGTCGGGTTCGGCGGCACCGGGGCGCACTTCTGCATCGGCGCCAACCTCGCGCGCATGACGATCAATCTGATCTTCAACGCCGTGGCCGATCACATGCCCGATCTCAAGCCCATCGGCGAGCCCGAGCGGCTACGGTCGGGATGGCTCAACGGAATCAAGCACTGGCAGGTCGACTACACGGGCGCACGCGCCTAG
- a CDS encoding acyl-CoA dehydrogenase family protein, translating into MDFSPGEGQQAVADVVTSALGRDNTWEALVDGGVIAFGVPERLGGDGLGLPEITTALTEIGRHGAVGPALATLGLGLIPLLDLASQEQQDRFLAGVANGGVLSAALNEPGNSLPEHPRTALAGGKLSGTKVGVPYAEQAQWLVVSTDSAVVVVSPTADGVTLTKTPTANGSDEYAVTFADVAVQDADILGGTEAVHRVNQLALAATGAFAAGLVAGALRLTADYVANREQFGRPLSTFQTVAAQLAEVYIASRTLSLASTSVIWRLAEGRDADGDLAVLGYWLTSQAPPNMQTCHHLHGGMGMDITYPMNRFYSSVKDVARLLGGPSHRLDLVGA; encoded by the coding sequence GTGGACTTCAGTCCTGGTGAAGGACAGCAGGCCGTCGCCGATGTGGTGACGTCTGCACTCGGACGGGACAACACGTGGGAGGCGCTGGTCGACGGCGGCGTCATCGCGTTCGGCGTCCCGGAGCGCCTCGGCGGTGACGGGCTGGGCCTCCCCGAGATCACGACCGCGCTCACCGAGATCGGCAGGCACGGGGCCGTGGGCCCGGCGCTGGCGACGCTCGGGCTGGGCCTGATCCCGCTGCTGGACCTGGCGTCGCAGGAGCAGCAGGACAGGTTCCTCGCCGGTGTGGCCAACGGTGGTGTGCTGTCGGCGGCGCTCAACGAGCCGGGCAACTCGCTTCCCGAGCACCCGAGAACGGCGCTGGCGGGCGGCAAGCTCTCCGGCACCAAGGTCGGCGTCCCCTACGCCGAGCAGGCGCAGTGGCTGGTCGTGAGCACCGACAGTGCCGTGGTGGTGGTGTCGCCCACGGCCGACGGCGTGACGCTGACCAAGACGCCGACGGCCAACGGGTCCGACGAGTACGCGGTCACGTTCGCCGACGTCGCGGTGCAAGACGCCGACATCCTCGGCGGGACCGAGGCAGTCCACCGCGTGAACCAGTTGGCGCTGGCCGCCACCGGCGCCTTCGCCGCCGGTCTGGTCGCCGGGGCACTGCGGTTGACCGCCGACTACGTGGCCAACCGCGAACAGTTCGGCAGGCCGCTGTCGACGTTCCAGACCGTGGCGGCACAGCTCGCCGAGGTCTACATCGCCTCGCGGACACTGTCGTTGGCGTCGACGTCGGTGATCTGGCGCTTGGCGGAGGGCCGCGACGCCGACGGCGACCTCGCGGTGCTCGGCTACTGGCTGACGTCGCAGGCACCGCCGAACATGCAGACGTGCCATCACCTACACGGCGGAATGGGCATGGACATCACCTACCCGATGAACCGCTTCTATTCATCCGTCAAGGACGTCGCCCGGCTCCTGGGCGGTCCCTCGCATCGTCTCGATCTGGTGGGAGCCTGA
- the fadE29 gene encoding acyl-CoA dehydrogenase FadE29 has protein sequence MFIELTPEQRQLQAEMREYFSNLISPEEAAEMEVDRHGKAYRAIIKRMGSDGKLGVGWPKEFGGLGFGPIEQQIFVNEAARADVPLPAVTLQTVGPTLQVYGTDLQKKKFLPGILAGEIHFAIGYSEPEAGTDLASLRTSAVRQGDEYIVNGQKIWTTGGHDADYLWLAVRTDPEAVKHKGISILIVDTSDPGYSWTPIILSDGAHHTNATYFNDVRVPVDMLVGEENAGWRLITTQLNHERVMLGPAGKVASVYDRVHTWASKPGGDGVTPIDHDDVKRLLGEVKAIWRINELLNWQVAAGGEEINVADAAATKVFGTERIQRVGRIAEEIVGKYGNPAEPETAELLEWLDSQTKRNLVITFGGGVNEVMREMIAASGLKVPRVPR, from the coding sequence ATGTTCATCGAACTGACGCCCGAGCAGCGGCAGCTGCAAGCCGAGATGCGGGAGTACTTCTCGAATCTCATCTCGCCCGAAGAGGCCGCCGAGATGGAGGTCGACCGGCACGGCAAGGCCTACCGGGCGATCATCAAGCGGATGGGCTCGGACGGCAAGCTCGGCGTGGGCTGGCCCAAGGAGTTCGGCGGCTTGGGCTTCGGCCCGATCGAGCAGCAGATCTTCGTCAACGAGGCCGCCCGCGCGGACGTGCCGTTGCCCGCGGTGACGTTGCAGACGGTCGGCCCCACGCTGCAGGTGTACGGCACCGATCTGCAGAAGAAGAAGTTCCTGCCCGGCATCCTCGCCGGTGAGATCCACTTCGCCATCGGCTATTCGGAGCCCGAGGCGGGCACCGACCTCGCATCGCTGCGCACCTCCGCGGTGCGCCAGGGCGACGAGTACATCGTCAACGGCCAGAAGATCTGGACCACCGGCGGTCACGATGCCGACTATCTGTGGCTGGCGGTGAGGACCGACCCGGAAGCCGTGAAGCACAAGGGCATCTCGATCCTGATCGTCGACACGTCCGATCCCGGCTACTCGTGGACGCCGATCATCCTGTCCGACGGCGCGCACCACACCAACGCCACCTACTTCAATGACGTCCGGGTGCCAGTGGACATGCTCGTCGGCGAGGAGAACGCCGGCTGGCGATTGATCACCACGCAGCTCAACCACGAGCGCGTGATGCTCGGACCCGCAGGCAAGGTCGCCAGTGTCTACGACCGCGTGCACACCTGGGCCTCCAAGCCCGGTGGTGACGGTGTCACGCCGATCGATCACGACGACGTGAAGCGGTTGCTCGGTGAGGTGAAGGCCATCTGGCGCATCAACGAACTGCTCAACTGGCAGGTCGCTGCAGGCGGCGAGGAGATCAACGTCGCCGATGCCGCGGCCACCAAGGTGTTCGGCACCGAACGCATCCAGCGGGTGGGCCGCATCGCCGAGGAGATCGTCGGAAAGTACGGCAACCCCGCCGAACCCGAGACGGCAGAGCTGCTGGAGTGGCTCGACTCGCAGACGAAGCGCAACCTCGTCATCACCTTCGGCGGTGGTGTCAACGAGGTGATGCGGGAGATGATCGCGGCGTCGGGGCTGAAGGTGCCGAGGGTTCCAAGGTGA
- a CDS encoding bifunctional MaoC family dehydratase N-terminal/OB-fold nucleic acid binding domain-containing protein, giving the protein MSADIASAVEQIKAAGRSEPRVGPDPVNQPMIRHWVEAIGDDNPIYVDDEAARAAGHPGVVAPPAMIQVWTMAGLRGRRSDDDPLSKMMQLFDDAGYVGVVATNCEQTYHRYLRPGEEVSISAELTDVIGPKNTALGEGYFINQKMTWSTVVDGHEDVVAEMDWRIMKFKPKESEGSSTETLASAVPDDLDADNMMRPSSSKDTKFFWDGVNAHELRIQKRPDGTLVHPPVPALWQDKELPTDYVVASGKGTVFSFVVHHAPKVPGRKPPFVIALVELDEGVRMLGELRNVDPASVEIGMPVRATYVDFPEGEVGPAWTLYAWEPDA; this is encoded by the coding sequence GTGAGCGCGGACATCGCCTCGGCGGTCGAGCAGATCAAGGCCGCGGGTCGCAGCGAGCCCCGCGTCGGTCCGGATCCGGTCAACCAGCCGATGATTCGGCACTGGGTCGAAGCCATTGGCGACGACAACCCGATCTACGTCGACGACGAGGCAGCCCGTGCGGCCGGCCACCCGGGTGTCGTCGCGCCTCCCGCGATGATCCAGGTGTGGACAATGGCGGGCTTGCGTGGCCGGCGCTCCGACGACGACCCCCTGTCGAAGATGATGCAGCTGTTCGACGATGCCGGCTACGTCGGCGTCGTCGCGACCAACTGCGAACAGACCTACCACCGCTATCTGCGGCCGGGCGAAGAAGTCAGCATCAGCGCCGAACTGACCGACGTGATCGGCCCGAAGAACACCGCTCTGGGCGAGGGCTACTTCATCAACCAGAAGATGACGTGGTCGACGGTCGTCGACGGGCACGAAGACGTAGTCGCCGAGATGGACTGGCGCATCATGAAGTTCAAGCCCAAGGAGTCCGAGGGGTCCTCGACGGAGACCTTGGCGTCGGCGGTGCCCGACGACCTCGACGCGGACAACATGATGCGGCCGTCGTCGTCGAAGGACACCAAGTTCTTCTGGGACGGCGTCAACGCCCACGAGCTGCGCATCCAGAAGCGTCCCGACGGCACCCTGGTGCACCCGCCGGTGCCCGCGCTGTGGCAGGACAAGGAACTACCCACCGACTACGTGGTGGCCTCGGGCAAGGGCACGGTGTTCAGCTTCGTCGTGCACCATGCGCCGAAGGTGCCCGGCCGCAAGCCGCCGTTCGTCATCGCCCTCGTCGAACTCGACGAAGGCGTTCGGATGCTCGGCGAACTCCGCAACGTAGACCCCGCCAGCGTCGAGATCGGAATGCCCGTGCGCGCAACGTACGTCGACTTCCCCGAGGGTGAGGTCGGCCCCGCCTGGACCCTGTATGCATGGGAGCCCGACGCGTGA
- a CDS encoding MaoC family dehydratase produces MGARRVTAVSDVEVGTKLPELKLYGDPTFIVSTAIATRDYQDVHHDRDLAQAKGSKDIFVNILTDTGLVQRFITDWAGPNAIVKSIGLRLGVPWYAYDTVTFTGEVTAVDGSLVTLKIKGSNSLGDHVIANATLELGENA; encoded by the coding sequence ATGGGAGCCCGACGCGTGACCGCCGTCAGTGATGTCGAGGTCGGCACCAAGCTTCCCGAGCTGAAGTTGTACGGCGACCCGACGTTCATCGTGTCGACCGCGATCGCGACGCGCGACTACCAGGACGTGCACCACGACCGCGACCTGGCGCAGGCGAAGGGGTCCAAGGACATCTTCGTCAACATCCTGACCGACACCGGTCTGGTGCAGCGCTTCATCACCGATTGGGCCGGTCCCAACGCGATCGTGAAGTCGATCGGCCTGCGTCTCGGCGTGCCCTGGTACGCCTACGACACGGTGACGTTCACCGGTGAGGTGACCGCGGTCGACGGCAGTCTGGTCACTCTGAAGATCAAGGGCAGCAACAGTCTTGGCGACCACGTGATCGCCAACGCCACACTCGAACTGGGGGAGAACGCCTGA
- a CDS encoding lipid-transfer protein, translated as MPGPLSGKAAIAGIGATDFSKDSGRSELRLAAEAVLAALDDAGLTPADVDGMTTFTMDSNTEVAVARATGIGDLKFFSKIHHGGGAACATVQQAAIAVATGVADCVVAYRAFNERSGMRFGQVQMRLVENADSTGVDNSFSYPHGLSTPAAQVAMIAKRYMHLSGATSRDFGAVSVADRKHAANNPKAYFYGKPITIEDHQNSRWIAEPLRLLDCCQETDGGVALVIVSAERAKDLKQRPAVIEAAAQGASPNQYSMVSYYRPELDGLPEMGLVGKQLWSQSGLKPTDIQTAVLYDHFTPFTLIQLEELGFCGWGEAKDFIADGAIEIGGRLPINTHGGQLGEAYIHGMNGIAEGVRQLRGTSVNPVPDVEHVLVTAGTGVPTSGLILG; from the coding sequence ATGCCGGGGCCACTGTCGGGCAAGGCCGCGATCGCGGGCATCGGTGCGACGGACTTCTCGAAGGACTCCGGCCGTAGCGAGCTGCGCCTGGCCGCCGAGGCCGTGCTCGCCGCGCTGGACGACGCCGGGCTGACGCCCGCCGACGTCGACGGCATGACGACGTTCACGATGGACTCCAACACCGAGGTGGCCGTCGCGCGTGCGACGGGCATCGGCGACCTCAAGTTCTTCTCGAAGATCCACCACGGTGGCGGCGCGGCGTGCGCGACGGTCCAGCAGGCCGCGATCGCGGTCGCCACCGGCGTGGCCGACTGCGTCGTGGCCTACCGCGCCTTCAACGAGCGGTCCGGGATGCGGTTCGGCCAGGTGCAGATGCGGCTGGTCGAGAACGCCGACTCCACCGGAGTGGACAACTCGTTCTCCTACCCGCACGGCCTGTCGACGCCGGCTGCGCAGGTGGCGATGATCGCCAAGCGCTACATGCACCTGTCGGGCGCCACCAGCCGCGACTTCGGCGCCGTCTCGGTCGCCGATCGCAAGCACGCGGCGAACAATCCGAAGGCGTACTTCTACGGCAAGCCCATCACCATCGAGGATCATCAGAACTCGCGGTGGATCGCCGAACCCCTGCGGTTGCTGGACTGCTGCCAGGAGACCGACGGTGGCGTCGCGCTGGTGATCGTGTCGGCGGAGCGCGCCAAAGACCTGAAGCAGCGGCCGGCCGTCATCGAAGCGGCCGCTCAGGGCGCCAGCCCGAATCAGTACTCGATGGTGAGCTACTACCGCCCCGAACTCGACGGCCTGCCCGAGATGGGCCTGGTCGGCAAGCAGTTGTGGTCGCAGTCCGGGCTGAAGCCGACCGACATCCAGACCGCGGTCCTCTACGACCACTTCACGCCGTTCACCCTGATCCAGTTGGAGGAACTTGGGTTCTGCGGCTGGGGTGAGGCCAAGGACTTCATCGCCGACGGCGCCATCGAGATCGGTGGGCGGCTGCCCATCAACACCCATGGCGGCCAGCTCGGCGAGGCCTACATCCACGGCATGAACGGCATCGCCGAGGGCGTCCGCCAGCTGCGCGGCACCTCGGTCAACCCGGTACCCGACGTCGAGCACGTCCTGGTCACCGCGGGCACCGGTGTGCCCACCTCCGGCCTCATCCTCGGGTAA
- a CDS encoding oligosaccharide flippase family protein, translated as MSDVPSSPSGEYAAVRADGDGSSSGESEGSLRRKIGLVASASALALVVGELVTLAQVVALARLLTPAEVGIFTAGTVLTTALFDFVEGGLRAALVQRGGRIDDAAETVFRATLLSGAVLCVGVLAIAPVVSMVFDDQTVGLVAAATSGTLLLFALTNVPEAMLQRDFNVRRRIIVGPAVSLTFATVAVTLAACGWGVWSMVVGSYASTLVWVVGVWWISGWRPGRGRFDFTLWRELAKFGSPLVASQVGFRVKGIAEAVIVGRSLGAAELGQYRYAQRIAQIPERIIVDVGAVALFPAFSRIAHDATRMRSGYLRALQWAMIGGAPLTAMMIVLGEPAVVVILGEPWRHAGHAVAAMAGLGIGRALGIVGEEAIKGAGRTSLLNWCTATEVGVGIALALALVGPLGLTGVALAISITTILVALIVAKLAKQVVDVPYRSVARALLPSLLAATAAALVTAYLEHAVVHANSTTGAAAIGLLALDVLIFSSAYVGALCLVAPSTMRQLAGVGIAKVKQTVGRP; from the coding sequence ATGTCGGATGTGCCGTCGAGCCCCTCGGGGGAGTACGCAGCGGTACGTGCCGACGGCGACGGCTCTTCATCCGGGGAATCCGAGGGTTCGCTGCGCCGCAAGATCGGCCTCGTCGCGTCGGCATCTGCGCTGGCACTGGTCGTTGGCGAACTGGTCACGCTCGCGCAGGTCGTGGCGCTGGCCCGGCTGCTGACACCCGCCGAGGTGGGGATCTTCACGGCAGGCACCGTGCTGACGACGGCGCTGTTCGACTTCGTCGAAGGCGGGCTGCGCGCAGCGCTGGTACAGCGCGGAGGGCGCATCGACGACGCCGCGGAGACGGTGTTCCGCGCGACGCTGCTCAGCGGTGCAGTGCTGTGCGTCGGCGTACTCGCCATCGCCCCGGTGGTCAGCATGGTGTTCGACGATCAGACCGTCGGCCTGGTCGCCGCCGCCACGTCCGGCACCCTGCTGCTCTTCGCCCTCACCAACGTGCCCGAGGCGATGCTGCAGCGGGACTTCAACGTCCGCAGGCGCATCATCGTCGGCCCGGCCGTATCGCTCACGTTCGCGACCGTGGCGGTCACGCTGGCCGCCTGCGGCTGGGGCGTGTGGAGCATGGTCGTCGGGTCCTACGCGTCGACGCTCGTCTGGGTCGTCGGCGTGTGGTGGATCAGTGGCTGGCGACCAGGTCGTGGCCGCTTCGACTTCACGCTGTGGCGCGAACTCGCCAAGTTCGGTTCACCGCTGGTGGCCTCGCAGGTGGGGTTCCGGGTCAAGGGCATCGCCGAAGCCGTCATCGTCGGCCGTTCCCTCGGCGCCGCCGAACTCGGCCAGTACCGCTATGCCCAGCGCATCGCCCAGATCCCGGAACGGATCATCGTCGACGTCGGCGCGGTGGCGCTGTTCCCCGCGTTCTCGCGGATCGCCCACGACGCCACCCGCATGCGATCGGGCTACCTGCGCGCACTGCAGTGGGCCATGATCGGCGGCGCGCCGCTGACCGCGATGATGATCGTCCTCGGCGAACCCGCAGTGGTGGTCATCCTGGGCGAGCCGTGGCGGCATGCGGGCCACGCGGTGGCCGCGATGGCCGGACTGGGCATCGGCCGGGCCCTCGGCATCGTCGGCGAGGAGGCGATCAAGGGCGCGGGTCGCACCTCCCTGCTCAACTGGTGCACGGCAACCGAAGTCGGCGTCGGCATCGCGCTGGCCCTGGCGCTAGTGGGTCCGCTCGGACTCACCGGCGTCGCACTGGCCATCTCGATCACCACCATCCTGGTCGCGCTGATCGTCGCCAAGCTCGCCAAGCAGGTCGTCGACGTGCCCTACCGTTCCGTGGCCCGGGCCCTGCTGCCCTCGCTGCTCGCCGCCACGGCCGCCGCGCTCGTCACGGCCTATCTCGAACACGCCGTCGTACATGCCAATTCGACGACCGGTGCAGCAGCCATCGGGCTGCTCGCGCTCGACGTCCTGATCTTCTCGTCGGCCTACGTCGGAGCCCTGTGCCTGGTGGCGCCCAGCACGATGCGGCAGCTCGCCGGCGTCGGCATCGCCAAGGTCAAGCAGACGGTGGGACGCCCATGA
- a CDS encoding P-loop NTPase family protein codes for MNHAWNLYTDRIRRHLWPVLALGLAAAIAGYAFGLSQPTHYTGWATLSTATTDRAPEQDGVLASGYVDYFNSSGYQNKLKRTGTVPADVTMHARTAAASPIIYVEATSESRPSAEIAAPAAAQMFRDDINAQLQVARDETIAAVRKPFDDARQANGVASGVSLDQLQQQVNQINADSTNTLKSMQLESGMSESSPNAWPGALLALIGGLLLGCLVAVAAGAVSRRTPTAAELAAKTGLAPIVEVPAAKSARSRALRTHRVQQLVNAVGLAGLPQRAVVTLTSTVATAEIGDMARELARGRAAQGLRTVLVNADLHAPDAFGFGEALLDETLDLDAILRTTDTQLSEMSSGRVSGTPFTTVTAPRVAALLARLTEEFDFVVVAAPPITDAAESQILCAAGDGVLLVVDASKSRTTDIAEASALLTSFGARLIGSVLSGTSRARGFTARAGKPATAAPRVDQPVAGRTPVYADAAGQ; via the coding sequence GTGAACCACGCTTGGAATCTCTACACCGACCGGATCCGTAGGCACCTCTGGCCGGTGCTCGCGCTCGGCCTGGCCGCCGCGATCGCGGGTTACGCGTTCGGCCTGTCCCAGCCCACGCACTACACCGGCTGGGCGACGCTCAGTACCGCGACGACCGATCGGGCCCCCGAGCAGGACGGCGTGCTGGCGTCGGGCTACGTCGACTACTTCAACAGCAGCGGCTACCAGAACAAGCTCAAGCGCACCGGCACCGTGCCCGCCGACGTGACGATGCACGCGCGGACGGCTGCGGCCAGCCCGATCATCTACGTGGAGGCGACGTCCGAGTCGCGCCCCTCGGCCGAGATCGCCGCTCCCGCAGCCGCGCAGATGTTCCGCGACGACATCAACGCACAGCTGCAGGTGGCCAGGGACGAGACGATCGCCGCGGTCCGGAAGCCCTTCGACGACGCCCGTCAGGCCAACGGCGTGGCCTCGGGTGTGTCACTCGACCAGCTCCAGCAGCAGGTCAATCAGATCAACGCAGACAGCACCAACACCTTGAAGAGCATGCAGCTCGAGTCGGGGATGAGCGAGAGTTCGCCCAACGCCTGGCCGGGTGCGCTGCTCGCGCTGATCGGCGGACTGCTGCTGGGCTGCCTCGTAGCCGTCGCGGCGGGCGCCGTCTCGCGTCGCACCCCCACGGCCGCCGAACTCGCGGCCAAGACCGGACTCGCCCCGATCGTCGAAGTGCCCGCGGCCAAGTCGGCGCGCAGCCGCGCCCTGCGGACCCACCGCGTCCAGCAGCTGGTCAACGCCGTCGGTCTGGCCGGACTACCCCAGCGTGCCGTCGTGACGTTGACGTCCACGGTCGCCACGGCCGAAATCGGGGACATGGCCCGCGAACTCGCCAGGGGTCGTGCCGCGCAGGGGCTGCGCACGGTGCTGGTGAACGCGGACCTGCACGCACCAGATGCGTTCGGGTTTGGCGAGGCGCTGCTGGACGAGACGCTCGACCTCGACGCGATCCTGCGCACCACCGACACCCAGCTGAGCGAGATGTCGTCGGGGCGGGTGTCGGGTACGCCCTTCACCACCGTCACCGCGCCACGCGTGGCCGCGCTACTGGCGCGGTTGACCGAGGAATTCGACTTCGTGGTCGTCGCGGCACCGCCCATCACCGATGCCGCGGAGTCCCAAATCCTCTGTGCGGCAGGCGACGGCGTATTGCTGGTCGTCGACGCGTCGAAGTCGCGTACGACCGACATCGCGGAAGCCTCGGCGCTGCTCACGTCGTTCGGCGCGCGACTGATCGGATCGGTGCTCTCGGGAACGTCGCGGGCACGCGGCTTCACCGCCCGCGCAGGCAAGCCCGCTACCGCAGCGCCACGGGTGGACCAGCCGGTCGCGGGCCGCACCCCGGTGTACGCGGACGCCGCGGGCCAGTGA
- a CDS encoding glycosyltransferase family 4 protein, whose protein sequence is MTVPTALWVSTSTETKGGVSTFVRSMLTTPLREQWGISHVASHRDGSAAAKVVQFLLALVRFTHRMAWRRPTVVHLHVASRGSFFRKATFAGIARAFGVPVVSHVHGAMFDVFYAGSPAVVQWLVRDMLAHSAAVVALGETWAQRLRSIEPRARVSVVPNPIRPVGAAVQPAAGEPVRVLFLGRIEDDKGVFTLIEAWRTMTARLDGRTSAHLTLAGDGEVSRARDLVADLGLEPSVDVTGWVDPRRVPEMLRSSQVLVLASHYEGQPMAVLEAMANGLCVISSPVGGIPEMVGDDAGILVPPGDARRLAEELCDVVENHQRRADLGNAALRRVRDRFDVDVAWREFDGIYRGALR, encoded by the coding sequence GTGACGGTCCCCACGGCGCTGTGGGTGTCGACCAGCACCGAGACCAAGGGCGGTGTGTCGACGTTCGTCCGCAGCATGTTGACGACGCCGCTGCGTGAGCAGTGGGGGATCTCCCACGTCGCGAGCCACCGCGACGGCAGCGCAGCCGCCAAGGTCGTGCAGTTCCTCCTGGCACTGGTCCGATTCACCCACCGGATGGCGTGGCGCCGGCCGACGGTGGTGCACCTGCACGTGGCGTCACGGGGGAGCTTCTTCCGCAAGGCGACGTTCGCGGGGATCGCGAGGGCCTTCGGCGTCCCGGTCGTGTCCCACGTGCACGGCGCGATGTTCGACGTGTTCTACGCAGGCTCACCGGCCGTGGTGCAATGGTTGGTCCGCGACATGCTCGCCCACTCCGCGGCCGTGGTCGCGTTGGGCGAGACGTGGGCGCAGCGGCTGCGTTCGATCGAACCGCGGGCGCGAGTCAGCGTCGTGCCCAACCCGATCCGCCCCGTCGGGGCTGCGGTGCAACCGGCTGCGGGCGAACCCGTGCGCGTGCTGTTCCTCGGCCGCATCGAGGACGACAAGGGCGTGTTCACCCTCATCGAGGCATGGCGGACCATGACGGCGCGACTCGACGGTCGGACGTCGGCGCACCTCACCCTCGCCGGTGACGGCGAGGTGTCGCGGGCCCGCGATCTGGTCGCCGATCTCGGTCTGGAACCGTCGGTCGACGTCACCGGGTGGGTCGATCCGCGCCGGGTACCCGAGATGCTGCGGTCGTCACAGGTGCTGGTCTTGGCCTCGCACTACGAGGGCCAACCGATGGCGGTGCTCGAGGCCATGGCCAACGGGTTGTGCGTCATCTCCAGCCCGGTGGGTGGCATACCGGAGATGGTCGGTGACGACGCGGGCATCCTGGTGCCGCCCGGTGATGCCCGTCGCCTCGCCGAAGAGTTGTGCGACGTGGTCGAGAACCACCAGCGCAGAGCCGATCTCGGCAATGCGGCCTTGCGCCGGGTGCGTGACCGGTTCGACGTCGACGTGGCGTGGCGCGAGTTCGACGGCATCTACCGCGGTGCGCTCCGATGA